TCTAGATGATAAAACAAAGAAACAAGTTGGAGAATATCCTGTTTTTGAATTGAACATTCAAGCTGGAGGTAAAACCATACCTTGGAACAATCCCAATGCTCCGGTAACAGTGAGTGTACCTTATACACCGACTGCTAAGGAGCTTAAAAACCCTGAGCATATCGTCATTTGGTACATTGATGGCGAAGGGGAAATTCATGCAGTTCCAAACGGGAAATATGATCCTCTTACTGGGCATGTAAAATTTTCAACAACACACTTTAGTAAATATGCTATTTCTTATGTGGAAAAAACGTTTAATGATATCGTTACGGTAAACTGGGCAAAGAAACAAATCGAGCTGCTGGCGTCAAAAGGAATTGTTAATGGCGCTTCGGATAGTGAATTTATTCCGTTTCAAGCAGTTACTCGCGCTGATTTTCTAGTTCTGTTAGTGAGAACTCTTGAGCTGCAAGGAGCACTAGGTGATCCGTTTGCAGATGTGTCTGAGGACTCTTATTATAGTGAAGCACTGCGGATTGCCAGAAGCCTTGGTGTAGCAACTGGTGGTGGTGATAACCGCTTCGAGCCTCTAGCCCCGATAACAAGGGAAGATATTATGGTACTGACAGACCGAGCATTAAAGGCAGTGGGTAAACAACGGGCAACTGATTCAAGTGGAGATGTTCTAGGTGGGTTTAATGATACTGCGGACATTTCTGGATACGCGAAGGGTAGTGTTTCTGCTCTAATCCAAATGGGACTCATTCAAGGCACTGGTCAAGCTGTTCGTCCGAAGGAAACAGCTAACCGTGCGCAAACGGCAGTATTGATGTACAATCTCTATCAATATATCAAGTAGTGAAACGGTCATCATTATAAAAATCATCATAAAGTAATGAAGCTTGAACAAAATGCAGCCATCCTCCTATGAGGCTGGCTGCATTTCTGTGTAAAGCTGGAATAAGCAAAAGCTCATTATTGATTATTCGCTAATCGAATCACGTTCCATGAAAGCTTTGGCAGTCTAATAAGTAAACGACCATTCTTCAGCTCAGAAGTACCTCCTGAATGTGCTCCAGCTCTGTTATCCTTGACTAGGTGCTTCATGTCGATACATATTCCAACCCATGTACTTCCCGAACGCATCCTCGATGGAATCGGCAACTGTCGACATACTCGATGAGACGTGATGCTCAAAGCCACTATCACAAATATAACGAAGCAGCTTCTGAAACTTCGGCACCTGCACAACACCATACCCACCGAACGTCAGAAGTGGGTCGCGTGTGAATAGTCCCTCACCTGTATAAGCAGAGATACCACCGTTCAAATCATCCGTTGTAATGCCGCAGTAGGTGAAGGGGCTCGCTTTAATTCGCCCTTGTATCGTGCCGAGGGTATTTTCCCGGCCTACAGTAGCTGACAGAATTTCGTGGTAGTCCATACGAATTTCTTCGAAAACTTCCTTCGGTAGGTTACTGCAATGGAAAACAACACCTTTGTCTGGATCTTCCCCGTAATTATTGTTCCAGTCTAGCAGTGCGCTTGGTCTGCCTGATGCTTGCTGGAGTGCATACATACCGACAAGTCCTGTAATATCGACCTCACAAGCACTTGGAATCAGGCTGCTGCTTAGCATGCTCATGATTGTGCAAGGCACGACGCCAAAGTATTCCTCCATGGATGTCCAGCATTGTAAGGCCGTACCCGAAAGATCGTTATCGTTCATCCATTCCTCGACGACAACGCCGAGAGACGCCATTCGGACCAGATTATCCTTAGGAAACCCCTTTACATCAACATAAGCTGCGATTTCCTCTAGCTTACGTTTTACATCTGGATCATTTTCTTTGCGTTTGTTCGCTCGTCCGAATACTTCAGATAAATCCAGAGTCTCGATGGTAATACCCGAGCGCTCTAGAAGCTTCTCGCTGTAACGAACTGTATTGAAGGATGCTGGACGCGCGCCGATAGAACCAAGACGAGCATTGCGCAACGACTGGACCACACGACAGGTTCCTGCAAACCGACGCAGGTCAGCTCGAAAGCTCTCG
This portion of the Cohnella abietis genome encodes:
- a CDS encoding L-fucose/L-arabinose isomerase family protein, with translation MARKEIKRTKLGVIVGNRGFFPGHLCETGRVEILRILEEEGIDAVILDINDTKYGAVMTLDDAKICGNLFKANRDQIDGILITLPNFGDEKAVANSIRYSGLNVPVLVHAFNDNITNMGIQDRRDSFCGKMSVCNNLKQYGIPFTLTTLHTVDPNSESFRADLRRFAGTCRVVQSLRNARLGSIGARPASFNTVRYSEKLLERSGITIETLDLSEVFGRANKRKENDPDVKRKLEEIAAYVDVKGFPKDNLVRMASLGVVVEEWMNDNDLSGTALQCWTSMEEYFGVVPCTIMSMLSSSLIPSACEVDITGLVGMYALQQASGRPSALLDWNNNYGEDPDKGVVFHCSNLPKEVFEEIRMDYHEILSATVGRENTLGTIQGRIKASPFTYCGITTDDLNGGISAYTGEGLFTRDPLLTFGGYGVVQVPKFQKLLRYICDSGFEHHVSSSMSTVADSIEDAFGKYMGWNMYRHEAPSQG